A single Primulina eburnea isolate SZY01 chromosome 11, ASM2296580v1, whole genome shotgun sequence DNA region contains:
- the LOC140806319 gene encoding carbonic anhydrase 2-like isoform X1: MPSKFYPRGHEIQAQCTMSTVSGCIATRFTLSTTQQKTSRPAAFRPVTTASLNSSPASPPSLIRNEPIFAAPAPVIHPLLREDMGKNSYEEAIAELQKLLSEKGELGPVAAAKIDEIKAELQTVDSTAAASATVETLKAGFIHFKKEKYEKNPALYGELAKGQSPKFMVFACSDSRVCPSHVLDFQPGEAFVVRNVANMVPAYDKTKYSGTGAAVEYAVLHLKVQEIVVIGHSACGGIKGLMSFACDGSSGTDFIEDWVKVCLPAKSKVLSQANGSPFGGQCALCEKEAVNVSLGNLLSYPFVRDGLVNKTLALKGGYYDFVNGTFELWGLDFGLSPSLSLKDVASILHWKLM; the protein is encoded by the exons ATGCCTTCAAAATTCTATCCGAG GGGACATGAGATTCAGGCTCAATGCACAATGTCGACCGTTAGTGGTTGCATCGCTACTCGCTTCACATTATCCACCACGCAGCAAAAAACATCTAGACCGGCAGCGTTCCGCCCTGTGACCACCGCGAGCCTTAATTCCTCCCCAGCTTCTCCGCCGAGTCTCATCAGAAACGAACCAATCTTCGCCGCTCCAGCTCCCGTTATCCACCCTCTTCTG AGAGAAGACATGGGGAAAAATTCATACGAGGAAGCCATTGCTGAACTCCAAAAGCTTCTAAG TGAAAAGGGGGAACTTGGACCCGTCGCCGCCGCCAAAATTGATGAAATAAAAGCGGAGCTGCAAACAGTTGACAGCACCGCCGCCGCTTCAGCCACCGTGGAGACCTTGAAAGCCGgtttcatccatttcaagaaAGAGAAATATGA GAAAAATCCTGCTTTATATGGTGAACTTGCTAAAGGCCAGAGTCCCAAA TTTATGGTGTTCGCTTGCTCGGACTCGCGGGTGTGTCCCTCACATGTGCTCGACTTCCAACCCGGAGAAGCATTTGTGGTTCGAAACGTTGCGAATATGGTCCCTGCTTACGACAAA ACTAAATATTCTGGAACCGGGGCTGCAGTTGAATATGCTGTTCTACACCTTAAG GTTCAAGAAATTGTAGTGATCGGGCATAGTGCTTGTGGAGGAATCAAAGGGCTCATGTCATTTGCTTGTGATGGATCCTCCGGCAC TGACTTTATTGAGGACTGGGTGAAAGTCTGTTTACCTGCCAAGTCCAAGGTGCTATCCCAAGCTAATGGTTCCCCTTTTGGTGGTCAGTGTGCGCTGTGTGAAAAG GAGGCAGTGAATGTTTCACTTGGAAACTTGCTGTCATACCCATTTGTTAGAGACGGTCTGGTGAACAAGACTCTTGCATTGAAGGGTGGCTACTATGATTTCGTTAACGGAACGTTTGAGCTGTGGGGGCTCGATTTCGGGCTTTCGCCATCTCTCTCT CTAAAAGATGTGGCCAGCATACTGCACTGGAAGCTCATGTAG
- the LOC140806319 gene encoding carbonic anhydrase 2-like isoform X2, protein MPSKFYPRGHEIQAQCTMSTVSGCIATRFTLSTTQQKTSRPAAFRPVTTASLNSSPASPPSLIRNEPIFAAPAPVIHPLLREDMGKNSYEEAIAELQKLLSEKGELGPVAAAKIDEIKAELQTVDSTAAASATVETLKAGFIHFKKEKYEKNPALYGELAKGQSPKFMVFACSDSRVCPSHVLDFQPGEAFVVRNVANMVPAYDKTKYSGTGAAVEYAVLHLKVQEIVVIGHSACGGIKGLMSFACDGSSGTDFIEDWVKVCLPAKSKVLSQANGSPFGGQCALCEKEAVNVSLGNLLSYPFVRDGLVNKTLALKGGYYDFVNGTFELWGLDFGLSPSLSV, encoded by the exons ATGCCTTCAAAATTCTATCCGAG GGGACATGAGATTCAGGCTCAATGCACAATGTCGACCGTTAGTGGTTGCATCGCTACTCGCTTCACATTATCCACCACGCAGCAAAAAACATCTAGACCGGCAGCGTTCCGCCCTGTGACCACCGCGAGCCTTAATTCCTCCCCAGCTTCTCCGCCGAGTCTCATCAGAAACGAACCAATCTTCGCCGCTCCAGCTCCCGTTATCCACCCTCTTCTG AGAGAAGACATGGGGAAAAATTCATACGAGGAAGCCATTGCTGAACTCCAAAAGCTTCTAAG TGAAAAGGGGGAACTTGGACCCGTCGCCGCCGCCAAAATTGATGAAATAAAAGCGGAGCTGCAAACAGTTGACAGCACCGCCGCCGCTTCAGCCACCGTGGAGACCTTGAAAGCCGgtttcatccatttcaagaaAGAGAAATATGA GAAAAATCCTGCTTTATATGGTGAACTTGCTAAAGGCCAGAGTCCCAAA TTTATGGTGTTCGCTTGCTCGGACTCGCGGGTGTGTCCCTCACATGTGCTCGACTTCCAACCCGGAGAAGCATTTGTGGTTCGAAACGTTGCGAATATGGTCCCTGCTTACGACAAA ACTAAATATTCTGGAACCGGGGCTGCAGTTGAATATGCTGTTCTACACCTTAAG GTTCAAGAAATTGTAGTGATCGGGCATAGTGCTTGTGGAGGAATCAAAGGGCTCATGTCATTTGCTTGTGATGGATCCTCCGGCAC TGACTTTATTGAGGACTGGGTGAAAGTCTGTTTACCTGCCAAGTCCAAGGTGCTATCCCAAGCTAATGGTTCCCCTTTTGGTGGTCAGTGTGCGCTGTGTGAAAAG GAGGCAGTGAATGTTTCACTTGGAAACTTGCTGTCATACCCATTTGTTAGAGACGGTCTGGTGAACAAGACTCTTGCATTGAAGGGTGGCTACTATGATTTCGTTAACGGAACGTTTGAGCTGTGGGGGCTCGATTTCGGGCTTTCGCCATCTCTCTCTGTATGA
- the LOC140806318 gene encoding phosphoglucan phosphatase LSF1, chloroplastic-like isoform X1 encodes MYSLQFLNCWGLHRSVFLCSNGNSQKSGAAIQSSFWGRSFNFKNGVSKFAARQSCRRGSTVVAVSSNASSFKMNLNEYMVTLEKPLGIRFGLSVEGKVFVLALLKGGNAEKSRIVMVGDTLKKASESSTSKLVEIKDYGDIEILVKEKAGSCSLVLERPFSPFPIHLYLLNDLDTLFNQGLVPIATWNDSIQSSNSNTSGEDAGNSGSVTFCPKLLSSKGWKYMNDQDKNGQPKIAKNSPTLPFGPLVATFTEELPENAEWGHGSFPLEEYVKALERSSEELYYNHSLGMRYSKITEQIYVGSCIQTEKDVGTLSDTVGVTAVLNFQSTIEAANWGIDSNSINESCQKFNVLMINYPIRDSDSFDMRKKLPFCVGLLLRLLKKNHCVYITCTTGFDRSPACVIAYLHWITDTSLHAAHNFVTGLHTCKPDRPAIAWATWDLIAMVESGIHDGPSTHAVTFVWNGHEGEDVYLVGDFTGNWKEPIKAVHKGGPRYEVDIRLPQGKYYYKYIINENWRHSTASPTERDESGNINNVIVIGDTASVKPSLLPPQKDANIVKVIERPLTENERFMLAKAARCVAFSVCPIRLAPK; translated from the exons ATGTATTCTCTGCAGTTCTTGAATTGCTGGGGTTTACACCGCTCCGTGTTTTTGTGTTCCAATGGCAACTCCCAGAAGAGTGGCGCCGCCATTCAATCCTCATTCTGGGGCAGAAGTTTCAATTTCAAGAATGGAGTTTCGAAGTTCGCGGCGCGTCAATCGTGTAGAAGGGGTTCTACCGTTGTCGCGGTGTCCTCTAACGCCTCCTCGTTCAAGATGAATCTGAATGAGTATATGGTGACACTGGAGAAGCCGCTCGGCATTCGATTCGGGCTCTCTGTTGAAGGGAAAGTTTTCGTTCTCGCACTTCTAAAAGGG GGGAATGCTGAGAAATCAAGAATAGTTATGGTGGGTGACACTTTGAAGAAAGCGAGTGAATCATCTACTTCAAAGCTTGTTGAAATCAAGGACTACGGCGATATAGA GATTCTTGTCAAGGAGAAAGCCGGTTCTTGTAGCCTTGTGCTCGAGAGACCCTTCTCCCCTTTCCCCATCCATCTCTATCTTCTGAACGATCTTGATACTTTATTTAACCAAGGTCTTGTTCCAATTGCCACTTGGAACGATAGTATACAATCTTCAAATTCGAATACATCTGGAGAGGATGCTGGAAACTCTGGATCGGTGACATTTTGTCCAAAACTTTTGTCTTCTAAAGGATGGAAGTACATGAATGATCAGGACAAGAATGGTCAACCAAAGATAGCTAAGAACTCTCCTACTCTACCATTTGGTCCTCTTGTTGCCACTTTCACAGAGGAATTGCCCGAAAACGCTGAATGGGGGCATGGTAGTTTTCCACTTGAAGAGTATGTGAAGGCATTGGAACGTTCAAGTGAAGAGCTCTACTATAACCATTCTCTTGGTATGCGCTATAGTAAG ATTACGGAGCAAATTTATGTCGGGTCATGTATTCAAACAGAAAAAGATGTAGGGACACTGTCTGACACAGTG GGAGTGACAGCAGTACTGAATTTCCAGAGTACAATTGAAGCTGCAAATTGGGGAATTGATTCAAATTCGATCAATGAGTCATGCCAAAAGTTTAATGTTCTTATGATTAACTATCCCATAAG ggACTCAGATTCTTTTGACATGAGAAAAAAACTGCCATTCTGCGTGGGTCTTCTGCTGCGCTTACTTAAGAAGAACCATTGTGTTTATATTACTTGCACCACTGGGTTTGACCGATCACCTGCTTGTGTGATTGCCTACCTACACTGGATAACAGATACCTCCCTTCATGCTGCTCACAATTTTGTTACTGGTTTGCATACATGCAAGCCTGACAG GCCAGCAATTGCCTGGGCAACATGGGATCTTATTGCCATGGTTGAAAGTGGCATCCATGATGGACCTTCAACCCATGCTGTAACTTTTGTGTGGAACGGTCACGAG GGGGAAGATGTATACTTGGTAGGAGATTTTACGGGAAACTGGAAAGAGCCAATCAAGGCAGTGCACAAGGGTGGCCCCAGATATGAAGTTGATATTAGACTTCCACAAGGGAA GTATTACTACAAGTACATTATTAATGAAAACTGGAGACATTCCACAGCTTCACCGACGGAAAGGGACGAAAGTGGGAATATTAACAATGTAATTGTAATTGGTGACACGGCCAGTGTGAAACCTTCTCTTCTACCGCCACAGAAG GACGCAAATATTGTGAAGGTCATTGAGAGGCCATTGACGGAAAATGAGCGCTTTATGTTGGCAAAAGCTGCTCGATGTGTTGCCTTTTCTGTCTGTCCTATAAGGCTGGCTCCAAAGTGA
- the LOC140806318 gene encoding phosphoglucan phosphatase LSF1, chloroplastic-like isoform X2 produces the protein MYSLQFLNCWGLHRSVFLCSNGNSQKSGAAIQSSFWGRSFNFKNGVSKFAARQSCRRGSTVVAVSSNASSFKMNLNEYMVTLEKPLGIRFGLSVEGKVFVLALLKGGNAEKSRIVMVGDTLKKASESSTSKLVEIKDYGDIEILVKEKAGSCSLVLERPFSPFPIHLYLLNDLDTLFNQGLVPIATWNDSIQSSNSNTSGEDAGNSGSVTFCPKLLSSKGWKYMNDQDKNGQPKIAKNSPTLPFGPLVATFTEELPENAEWGHGSFPLEEYVKALERSSEELYYNHSLGMRYSKITEQIYVGSCIQTEKDVGTLSDTVGVTAVLNFQSTIEAANWGIDSNSINESCQKFNVLMINYPIRDSDSFDMRKKLPFCVGLLLRLLKKNHCVYITCTTGFDRSPACVIAYLHWITDTSLHAAHNFVTGLHTCKPDRPAIAWATWDLIAMVESGIHDGPSTHAVTFVWNGHEGEDVYLVGDFTGNWKEPIKAVHKGGPRYEVDIRLPQGKYCFLTKFR, from the exons ATGTATTCTCTGCAGTTCTTGAATTGCTGGGGTTTACACCGCTCCGTGTTTTTGTGTTCCAATGGCAACTCCCAGAAGAGTGGCGCCGCCATTCAATCCTCATTCTGGGGCAGAAGTTTCAATTTCAAGAATGGAGTTTCGAAGTTCGCGGCGCGTCAATCGTGTAGAAGGGGTTCTACCGTTGTCGCGGTGTCCTCTAACGCCTCCTCGTTCAAGATGAATCTGAATGAGTATATGGTGACACTGGAGAAGCCGCTCGGCATTCGATTCGGGCTCTCTGTTGAAGGGAAAGTTTTCGTTCTCGCACTTCTAAAAGGG GGGAATGCTGAGAAATCAAGAATAGTTATGGTGGGTGACACTTTGAAGAAAGCGAGTGAATCATCTACTTCAAAGCTTGTTGAAATCAAGGACTACGGCGATATAGA GATTCTTGTCAAGGAGAAAGCCGGTTCTTGTAGCCTTGTGCTCGAGAGACCCTTCTCCCCTTTCCCCATCCATCTCTATCTTCTGAACGATCTTGATACTTTATTTAACCAAGGTCTTGTTCCAATTGCCACTTGGAACGATAGTATACAATCTTCAAATTCGAATACATCTGGAGAGGATGCTGGAAACTCTGGATCGGTGACATTTTGTCCAAAACTTTTGTCTTCTAAAGGATGGAAGTACATGAATGATCAGGACAAGAATGGTCAACCAAAGATAGCTAAGAACTCTCCTACTCTACCATTTGGTCCTCTTGTTGCCACTTTCACAGAGGAATTGCCCGAAAACGCTGAATGGGGGCATGGTAGTTTTCCACTTGAAGAGTATGTGAAGGCATTGGAACGTTCAAGTGAAGAGCTCTACTATAACCATTCTCTTGGTATGCGCTATAGTAAG ATTACGGAGCAAATTTATGTCGGGTCATGTATTCAAACAGAAAAAGATGTAGGGACACTGTCTGACACAGTG GGAGTGACAGCAGTACTGAATTTCCAGAGTACAATTGAAGCTGCAAATTGGGGAATTGATTCAAATTCGATCAATGAGTCATGCCAAAAGTTTAATGTTCTTATGATTAACTATCCCATAAG ggACTCAGATTCTTTTGACATGAGAAAAAAACTGCCATTCTGCGTGGGTCTTCTGCTGCGCTTACTTAAGAAGAACCATTGTGTTTATATTACTTGCACCACTGGGTTTGACCGATCACCTGCTTGTGTGATTGCCTACCTACACTGGATAACAGATACCTCCCTTCATGCTGCTCACAATTTTGTTACTGGTTTGCATACATGCAAGCCTGACAG GCCAGCAATTGCCTGGGCAACATGGGATCTTATTGCCATGGTTGAAAGTGGCATCCATGATGGACCTTCAACCCATGCTGTAACTTTTGTGTGGAACGGTCACGAG GGGGAAGATGTATACTTGGTAGGAGATTTTACGGGAAACTGGAAAGAGCCAATCAAGGCAGTGCACAAGGGTGGCCCCAGATATGAAGTTGATATTAGACTTCCACAAGGGAA GTATTGCTTTCTTACAAAATTCCGGTGA
- the LOC140805658 gene encoding uncharacterized protein translates to MKNNEEDTYLCPSFSCYSADKLADIVAKVAMDDEENQHDEAFEFNFIREDEEVVVYDGQIRSMFPVFNSDLKEGFDLESLGIPVSNILIGDFEEKEERSDWNHLPSSSSSEGNELETVPPGTYSIWRPKAAAVLCKKSKSTGSTSWRWKLSDILRRSNSDGKDNYVFLTPKHRGHDHQKPQKIIEASKVQKVAGTKPVPFGGGAPGSPSPHEVLYTWNRAMNAEKRKKSYLPYRQGLVGFFTNVNGFSRSFPHF, encoded by the coding sequence ATGAAGAACAATGAAGAAGATACGTACCTGTGCCCGAGCTTTAGCTGCTATTCGGCCGACAAATTAGCGGACATCGTTGCGAAAGTCGCCATGGATGATGAAGAAAACCAGCACGATGAAGCCTTTGAGTTCAATTTTATACGAGAAGATGAGGAGGTCGTGGTCTACGATGGCCAAATCCGGTCgatgtttcccgttttcaacAGTGATCTGAAGGAGGGATTTGATTTGGAGAGTCTCGGGATTCCGGTGAGCAACATTTTAATCGGCGATTTCGAGGAGAAAGAAGAGAGATCAGATTGGAATCACCTTCCGTCGTCTTCGTCGTCTGAAGGGAATGAATTGGAAACCGTGCCCCCGGGGACGTACTCCATCTGGCGGCCTAAGGCGGCTGCTGTATTGTGTAAAAAGAGCAAGTCGACTGGATCGACGTCGTGGAGATGGAAGCTCTCCGACATTCTGCGGCGGAGCAACAGCGACGGGAAAGACAATTATGTGTTTCTAACTCCCAAGCACCGTGGTCATGATCATCAAAAGCCTCAGAAGATAATCGAAGCTTCAAAGGTTCAAAAGGTAGCAGGAACAAAGCCCGTCCCCTTCGGCGGTGGCGCGCCGGGATCTCCGTCGCCGCACGAGGTGCTTTATACGTGGAACAGAGCGATGAATGCAGAGAAGAGGAAGAAATCGTATCTACCGTACAGGCAAGGCCTTGTAGGGTTCTTCACTAATGTCAACGGCTTTAGCAGGAGTTTCCCGCACTTCTAG
- the LOC140806322 gene encoding MYB-like transcription factor EOBII — translation MDKKPCNSQEEVEVRKGPWTMEEDLILINYIANHGEGVWNSLARSAGLKRTGKSCRLRWLNYLRPDVRRGNITAEEQLLIMELHAKWGNRWSKIAKHLPGRTDNEIKNYWRTRIQKHIKQAEAFAGPNPDHGLDQASTSQMSGCYPTGTHAVESYSPPIHPNMEMLFHQGPFPTAPTVSNDNMWSMEDLWSMQLLNGE, via the exons ATGGATAAGAAGCCATGCAATTCTCAAGAAGAGGTGGAAGTGAGGAAAGGGCCATGGACTATGGAAGAAGATTTGATTCTCATAAATTATATCGCTAATCATGGCGAAGGTGTTTGGAATTCCCTCGCTCGATCTGCAG GGCTTAAACGTACCGGGAAAAGCTGCCGCCTCCGGTGGCTTAATTATCTCCGGCCAGATGTTCGAAGAGGGAATATAACGGCGGAGGAGCAACTCTTGATCATGGAGCTACATGCTAAGTGGGGAAACAG GTGGTCGAAAATTGCGAAGCATCTCCCTGGAAGAACAGATAACGAAATCAAGAACTACTGGAGGACTCGCATCCAGAAGCATATCAAGCAGGCTGAGGCATTCGCAGGGCCGAATCCGGATCACGGCCTCGATCAAGCGAGCACGAGCCAAATGTCCGGTTGCTACCCTACGGGTACTCATGCAGTCGAGTCGTACTCTCCTCCGATTCACCCAAATATGGAAATGTTATTCCATCAAGGCCCTTTTCCAACTGCACCTACTGTATCAAACGACAACATGTGGAGTATGGAGGATCTCTGGTCCATGCAGTTACTTAATGGAGAATAA
- the LOC140806323 gene encoding ADP-ribosylation factor 1-like: protein MGLTFTKLFSRLFAKKEMRILMVGLDAAGKTTILYKLKLGEIVTTIPTIGFNVETVEYKNISFTVWDVGGQDKIRPLWRHYFQNTQGLIFVVDSNDRDRVVEARDELHRMLNEDELRDAVLLVFANKQDLPNAMNAAEITDKLGLHSLRQRHWYIQSTCATSGEGLYEGLDWLSSNIASKA from the exons ATGGGACTTACATTCACCAAGCTGTTCAGCAGGCTTTTTGCTAAGAAAGAGATGCGAATTCTGATGGTAGGTCTCGATGCTGCTGGTAAGACCACCATATTGTACAAGCTCAAGCTTGGGGAAATAGTTACTACAATCCCAACCATTG GATTTAATGTCGAGACAGTGGAATACAAAAACATTAGCTTCACTGTCTGGGATGTTGGTGGTCAGGACAAG ATTCGTCCTTTGTGGAGGCACTACTTCCAAAATACTCAGGGGCTTATCTTTGTGGTTGATAGCAATGACCGGGATCGAGTTGTTGAAGCAAGAGATGAATTGCATAGGATGTTGAATGAG GATGAGTTGAGAGATGCTGTCTTGCTGGTATTTGCAAATAAGCAAGATCTTCCTAATGCAATGAATGCTGCAGAGATCACTGATAAGCTGGGTTTGCATTCTCTCCGTCAACGCCATTG GTATATTCAGAGCACATGTGCAACCTCTGGGGAGGGTCTCTATGAAGGACTTGATTGGCTTTCTAGCAACATTGCTAGCAAG GCATAA
- the LOC140805659 gene encoding polygalacturonase At1g48100-like, translating into MEKYIHIYLSVSLCVVSYFVSVDHALCYAGETNRFSQITQFLTANRRNDTFRRHDENVFNVLDYGARGDGSSYDTEAFLAAWAATCKASGGVMVVPAGYTFLLQPIIFNGYKCKPNVVVQVDGKIVASSKKVDWKKNVTQWILFRECKKGLTIRGNGGVFDGHGEVWWDPDRDFGRLFAPHAVSISNCFKVTVTGITIQNSPRMHIYFEDSQQVNVFNFTVSSPGNSPNTDGIHLSRSQHVEIHDSTLACGDDCISIQTGCSDIKVYQVNCGPGHGYSIGSLGRYETEALVSDITIYDSNVQNSMTGVRIKTWEGGSGSVRNVTFSNITMSDVKTPITIDQHYCEGHKACKDDTSAVAITGITYQNITGTYTHTSVSLLCSEHEPCKNLIVAGVDLKPSKTKGSHEGPYCSNAYGEVLTETLPSLRNCLQSL; encoded by the exons ATGGAGAAATACATCCACATATATCTAAGCGTCTCGCTTTGTGTCGTCTCGTATTTTGTTTCAGTAGACCATGCACTTTGTTATGCTGGAGAAACCAATCGTTTTAGCCAAATAACACAATTTTTAACAGCGAACAGACGAAATGATACGTTTCGAAGGCATGATGAAAACGTTTTTAATGTACTGGACTATGGTGCTCGTGGCGATGGATCCTCGTATGACACTGAG GCTTTTCTTGCTgcatgggcagcaacatgcaaAGCTAGTGGAGGGGTGATGGTTGTGCCAGCGGGGTATACATTTCTACTTCAACCCATAATTTTTAATGGGTATAAATGTAAACCTAACGTTGTCGTCCag GTGGATGGGAAAATCGTCGCTTCTTCAAAAAAAGTGGATTGGAAGAAAAATGTGACTCAATGGATCTTATTTCGAGAGTGTAAAAAAGGGTTAACTATAAGAGGAAACGGCGGCGTATTTGACGGACACGGCGAGGTTTGGTGGGATCCCGATAGAGATTTTGGCCGGTTGTTTGCACCTCAT GCAGTGAGTATTTCGAATTGTTTTAAGGTGACAGTAACAGGAATCACAATACAAAACAGTCCTCGTATGCACATTTATTTTGAGGACTCCCAACAAGTTAATGTGTTCAATTTCACCGTCTCCTCTCCTGGAAATAGCCCCAACACAGATGGGATTCACCTCTCACGCAGCCAACATGTTGAAATTCACGACTCCACTCTCGCTTGTG GAGATGATTGTATTTCGATACAGACAGGGTGTTCCGATATAAAAGTATACCAGGTGAATTGTGGGCCTGGGCATGGATACAGCATCGGGAGTCTAGGACGTTATGAGACAGAAGCTCTGGTTTCAGACATCACAATTTATGATTCAAATGTACAAAACTCGATGACGGGAGTAAGGATAAAGACTTGGGAG GGTGGCTCAGGGTCGGTGCGTAATGTTACATTCTCGAACATTACGATGTCAGATGTTAAAACTCCGATCACCATAGACCAACACTACTGTGAAGGACACAAGGCTTGCAAGGATGACACCTCAGCAGTAGCGATAACTGGCATAACCTATCAGAATATAACAGGGACATATACCCACACATCCGTTTCTCTTCTGTGCAGCGAGCACGAGCCATGCAAAAATTTAATTGTGGCAGGTGTTGACCTAAAGCCTTCAAAAACCAAGGGAAGCCATGAAGGGCCATATTGTTCGAACGCATATGGAGAAGTACTTACCGAAACATTGCCATCTTTACGTAATTGTTTGCAGTCTCTTTGA